A single Pochonia chlamydosporia 170 chromosome Unknown PCv3seq00011, whole genome shotgun sequence DNA region contains:
- a CDS encoding dicarboxylic amino acid permease (similar to Magnaporthe oryzae 70-15 XP_003711392.1), whose product MQLSPKASLDQREFSVTQEKTCVDESQPKSAETSRGQLKRSLNSRQIGMFSIAGAIGTGLLIATGSALAKGGPGSLLISMIVMGFICYNVLAAYGEMATAFPMDKGFSGYAARFVDPAYGCATGFNYFCKYSVLLANNLTASGLIMQYWLPNVNVGVWVVTFAVPIIFINFCPVKIFGEVEFAASIIKTLVIVGLMLLCLIIDLGGAPKGDRLGFRYWRDPGSFNAYLVEGSMGRFLGWWACMVNAGFAYMGTEMVGLAFGEAEKPWRVIPKAIRQTAWRIMILYVGTVLLLGMVVPYNSPGLMTATKSKTGAGASPFIVAIADAGIRTLPGIVNGCLLVFVLSAANSDIYISSRTLYGLARDGHLPQLLTRTYGSVPVFAVGISSLFFLLALMNTSEGSSKVFSNLVSLATVFGLFNWISILVTYLSLRRGMKAQSLPHTTLPFRERWMVIRASFSLFMTCLIVLFNGISSFIPSFDLKTFFFAYTGILVHLILIFGSKVLLRTSHVKPKSMDLDTGLITAEERQVWEAAERLEERKIDLSSFATRIRRFMNRTS is encoded by the exons ATGCAACTCTCCCCAAAAGCAAGCCTAGATCAGCGCGAGTTTAGCGTCACCCAAGAGAAAACATGCGTCGACGAATCGCAACCAAAGTCTGCTGAAACCAGCCGTGGCCAACTCAAGAGGAGCCTAAACAGTCGTCAAATCGGCATGTTCTCCATTGCAGGTGCAATTGGCACAGGTCTTCTGATTGCAACAGGTTCTGCCTTGGCGAAAGGAGGGCCTGGTTCGCTGCTGATCTCCATGATTGTGATGGGATTTATCTGTTATAATGTCCTTGCTGCGTATGGAGAAATGGCTACTGCCTTTCCGATGGACAAAGGTTTCAGTGGTTATGCCGCGAGATTTGTTGACCCAGCTTATGG TTGTGCAACTGGCTTCAATTACTTTTGCAAGTATTCCGTGCTTTTGGCAAACAACCTCACCGCTTCGGGTCTCATAATGCAATATTGGCTCCCAAATGTCAACGTTGGTGTCTGGGTTGTCACATTTGCTGTCCCCATTATTTTTATAAAT TTTTGCCCTGTCAAGATCTTCGGAGAGGTAGAGTTTGCAgcctccatcatcaagacTCTTGTAATTGTAGGATTGATGCTACTCTGCCTGATTATCGACCTCGGAGGCGCTCCCAAAGGTGACAGGCTGGGGTTTCGTTACTGGCGCGACCCGGGCTCATTCAATGCATACCTCGTGGAAGGATCCATGGGCAGATTCTTGGGTTGGTGGGCATGCATGGTGAACGCTGGCTTTGCATATATGGGAACTGAAATGGTTGGGTTGGCATTTGGAGAAGCCGAGAAACCATGGCGAGTTATCCCAAAAGCTATCAGACAAACAGCTTGGAGAATCATGATCCTGTACGTTGGCACAGTTCTCCTGTTGGGCATGGTGGTACCATACAACAGCCCGGGATTGATGACGGCGACCAAATCGAAAACAGGAGCAG GCGCATCTCCATTCATTGTTGCTATTGCCGATGCCGGAATACGTACACTGCCAGGCATCGTCAACGGCTGTTTGCTTGTCTTTGTCCTAAGTGCCGCCAATTCAG ACATCTACATATCTTCCAGAACGCTATACGGGCTTGCCCGTGAtggccatcttccacaaTTGCTAACAAGAACCTACGGCAGCGTCCCAGTCTTTGCAGTAGGAATATCCTCGCTGTTCTTTCTGCTAGCTCTCATGAATACCTCTGAGGGAAGTAGCAAAGTCTTTAGCAACCTGGTATCGCTTGCCACAGTCTTCGGCTTGTTCAACTGGATCAGCATTTTAGTTACATACTTATCACTCCGCCGCGGGATGAAAGCCCAGTCCCTCCCGCATACAACTTTGCCATTCAGGGAGCGCTGGATGGTTATACGCGCATCTTTTAGTCTATTTATGACCTGCCTTATTGTTCTGTTTAATG GTATATCATCATTTATTCCTTCATTTGATTTAAAAACATTTTTCTTCGCGTATACTGGCATTCTAGTACACTTGATTCTCATTTTTGGGTCGAAAGTACTCCTACGAACGTCACACGTAAAACCAAAGTCTATGGACCTCGACACAGGACTAATCACTGCAGAAGAAAGGCAGGTATGGGAGGCTGCTGAACGgttggaagagagaaaaatTGATTTATCTTCATTTGCCACCCGGATTCGCCGTTTCATGAATCGGACCTCATAA
- a CDS encoding fungal chitosanase (similar to Colletotrichum fioriniae PJ7 XP_007601981.1), translated as MHLNIPLATVSIAALASAATVPDNVKKFLDSVRSQGECTNKLQTGLTLSDSESDTDNTYSYCGDRQGVIYLQGTGGKLADMDVDCDGATVPIDGDTRCNASQDTIPETTFKDNVKQFGIDDLNAYIHSYVVFGNTGSKEGFVNFNPQEFGMEPLSVMAVVCGDQMFYGVWGDTNGDDQPRAAIGEASLSLATLCFGNGINGNAGHGEPDVLYIGFTGRDSVADASVNWKAGSAQEFQDSLATFGDRLIKNL; from the exons ATGCATCTCAACATCCCTCTCGCTACAGTTTCGATCGCCGCCTTGGCATCAGCTGCGACTGTTCCAGACAATGTCAAAAAGTTTCTGGACTCAGTTCGCTCCCAAGGAGAGTGCACCAACAAACTTCAAACGGGGCTTACACTCAGTGATTCCGAGTCTGATACCGACAACA CGTACTCCTACTGCGGTGATCGCCAGGGAGTTATTTACCTGCAAGGCACTGGCGGCAAAttggcagacatggacgttgACTGCGATGGTGCGACAGTGCCTATAGACGGAGACACTCGCTGCAATGCATCTCAGGACACCATTCCAGAGACTACGTTCAAGGACAACGTTAAACAGTTTGGTATTGATGACTTGAACGCATACATTCATTCGTATGTTGTCTTCGGCAACACTGGTTCCAAGGAAGGCttcgtcaacttcaacccaCAAGAGTTCGGCATGGAGCCTCTGAGCGTCATGGCAGTTGTGTGCGGAGATCAGATG TTCTATGGCGTCTGGGGAGACACTAATGGTGATGACCAGCCCCGGGCCGCAATTGGTGAAGCATCTCTCTCCTTGGCTACGCTCTGCTTTGgcaacggcatcaacggcaaTGCCGGACACGGAGAACCCGATGTTCTTTATATCGGTTTCACAGGCCGCGACTCAGTCGCAGATGCGTCGGTGAACTGGAAAGCCGGGAGTGCTCAGGAGTTTCAAGACAGCCTGGCTACGTTTGGCGATCGACTCATCAAGAATCTGTAG